One genomic window of Dama dama isolate Ldn47 chromosome 7, ASM3311817v1, whole genome shotgun sequence includes the following:
- the MRPS10 gene encoding small ribosomal subunit protein uS10m isoform X1 — protein sequence MAARAVFGALGRRFWQGSRNFSVSSSRSSIAKNDGFLLSTSMKWVQFSNLHVDVPKDLTKPAITISDEPDTLYKRLSVLVKGHDKAVLDSYEYFAVLAAKELGISIKVHEPPRKIERFTLLKSVHIFKKHRVQYEMRTLYRCLELEHLTGSTADVYLEYIQRNLPEGVAMEVTKTRLEQLPEHIKKPVWETTPEEKGDSKS from the exons ATGGCGGCGCGAGCGGTGTTTGGGGCCCTGGGCCGGCGCTTCTGGCAG GGTTCAAGGAATTTTTCTGTAAGCAGTTCTAGGAGCAGTATAGCCAAAAACGATGGCTTTCTTCT CAGCACCAGTATGAAGTGGGTACAGTTTTCAAACCTACACGTTGATGTCCCCAAGGATTTGACCAAGCCTGCG ATAACCATTTCTGATGAACCAGACACATTATATAAGCGCCTGTCAGTTTTAGTAAAAGGCCATGATAAGGCTGTATTGGACAGTTACGAATATTTTGCAGTACTTGCTGCTAAAGAACTTGGTATCTCTATTAAAGT ACATGAACCTCCAAGGAAAATAGAGCGATTTACTCTTCTCAAATCAGTGCATATTTTCAAGAAGCACAGAGTTCAGTATGAAATGAGAACACTTTACAGATGTTTAGAG TTAGAACATCTCACTGGAAGTACAGCAGATGTCTACTTGGAATATATTCAGCGAAACTTACCTGAAGGAGTTGCCATGGAAGTTACAAAG aCAAGATTAGAACAGTTACCAGAACACATCAAGAAGCCAGTCTGGGAAACAACACCAGAGGAAAAAGGAGACAGCAAGTCATAA
- the MRPS10 gene encoding small ribosomal subunit protein uS10m isoform X2 produces the protein MAARAVFGALGRRFWQGSRNFSVSSSRSSIAKNDGFLLTSMKWVQFSNLHVDVPKDLTKPAITISDEPDTLYKRLSVLVKGHDKAVLDSYEYFAVLAAKELGISIKVHEPPRKIERFTLLKSVHIFKKHRVQYEMRTLYRCLELEHLTGSTADVYLEYIQRNLPEGVAMEVTKTRLEQLPEHIKKPVWETTPEEKGDSKS, from the exons ATGGCGGCGCGAGCGGTGTTTGGGGCCCTGGGCCGGCGCTTCTGGCAG GGTTCAAGGAATTTTTCTGTAAGCAGTTCTAGGAGCAGTATAGCCAAAAACGATGGCTTTCTTCT CACCAGTATGAAGTGGGTACAGTTTTCAAACCTACACGTTGATGTCCCCAAGGATTTGACCAAGCCTGCG ATAACCATTTCTGATGAACCAGACACATTATATAAGCGCCTGTCAGTTTTAGTAAAAGGCCATGATAAGGCTGTATTGGACAGTTACGAATATTTTGCAGTACTTGCTGCTAAAGAACTTGGTATCTCTATTAAAGT ACATGAACCTCCAAGGAAAATAGAGCGATTTACTCTTCTCAAATCAGTGCATATTTTCAAGAAGCACAGAGTTCAGTATGAAATGAGAACACTTTACAGATGTTTAGAG TTAGAACATCTCACTGGAAGTACAGCAGATGTCTACTTGGAATATATTCAGCGAAACTTACCTGAAGGAGTTGCCATGGAAGTTACAAAG aCAAGATTAGAACAGTTACCAGAACACATCAAGAAGCCAGTCTGGGAAACAACACCAGAGGAAAAAGGAGACAGCAAGTCATAA